The segment AAAGCTGAACCAGATGTTTCTAAACGCATCTCTCCCCATGGTGCAAACCATGCGCTTTCTACCGTGATATAAGAGGCATAAGCCATCATTAGTGCGAACGCCAAACCGACAATATGGTGAACCATATTGAGATAGTGTTTAGCGCGCTTTGAAACATTGTCGTAGATAAGAACCACTCGAACGTGCTTGTTCGAGGCCATTGCATACACACCACCGAACACAAACAAACACCCGCCGATAAAGGCTGCTGTTTCATGTACCCACGTCGTTGGTGCGTCAAAAACATAGCGCATAACAACTTCGTAGAAAGAAATCGCAACAGTCAAAAGAAACAGCAAGCTAAGGGTGTTTCCGATACGTATGATTGCTCGGTCTAATGCATTCTTTGGCTGATCATCAAGGTGTGATGTAGCCTGTAGCTTATTCTCGCTCATAACGAACTC is part of the Vibrio diazotrophicus genome and harbors:
- a CDS encoding TRAP transporter small permease subunit — encoded protein: MSENKLQATSHLDDQPKNALDRAIIRIGNTLSLLFLLTVAISFYEVVMRYVFDAPTTWVHETAAFIGGCLFVFGGVYAMASNKHVRVVLIYDNVSKRAKHYLNMVHHIVGLAFALMMAYASYITVESAWFAPWGEMRLETSGSAFNPPYPALLKAVIFITLIILVVQFVLHMIQEIQALRNKHDV